The DNA window TTATCTACGGACTACTGCAACAAGGATCTGTGTCTGCCGGAGATAACGCACATTGCTTGCCGCAATTATGGGGTAAGTTGGTGTTCCCATTGAGGTGGAATGTAACTGTCTGACTTTCGCAGGACTTCGATGAGAGCTGTGGCAGTGGAGCGATCATCATGAAGTTTCCCATGCACCTGCGTGCCCACCTGTTGGCCGTCCTAAACGATTTCCGGAATACAGTGGCTAAGGGCCAGTACCCGCACTTGCGTCCGGCTGCGCGGATGCCAACACTCCGGTGGCACGAGGAGCTGGCAGGATTGGCCAAGTTTGCTTTGAGACGTTGTGACTATATCGACGACTACTGCAGCAATACGGATGCGTTCAGATATGTGTCGTATATATATGGCAGCACCAAGTGGTTGCACCTGGAGAAGGACCCCATATCGGTCTTGGACTTTGTGCTGCAGTTTTGGATGGATGATGTGAAGGGCTGCACGATGGCCCACATCAATGCGGAGAAACCGGCCAAAGACGGGTGAGAGTCAGTCGCACAGTTCcaagtgaaaaatgtatagCTGATCCTTGATT is part of the Drosophila yakuba strain Tai18E2 chromosome 2R, Prin_Dyak_Tai18E2_2.1, whole genome shotgun sequence genome and encodes:
- the LOC6530043 gene encoding antigen 5 like allergen Cul n 1, encoding MLHFLSVLTLVLLSQEALSTDYCNKDLCLPEITHIACRNYGDFDESCGSGAIIMKFPMHLRAHLLAVLNDFRNTVAKGQYPHLRPAARMPTLRWHEELAGLAKFALRRCDYIDDYCSNTDAFRYVSYIYGSTKWLHLEKDPISVLDFVLQFWMDDVKGCTMAHINAEKPAKDGECRGYFTQLAQDLAAHVGCAMMLRRSHTSGLYQYGVLCHFSRGKIANELIYRTSVHPGSRCYAGTHSIYEGLCSPEEHVNPNALQLGELN